The Paracoccus albus region CTATGTGGCGAATATCCGTAGCGAATATGAAGACGTGGCCGAGAAATATAATCGCGGCGACCGCAACAAGCGCCGCCTGCCGTTGCAGGAAGCGCGTGACAATGCCGTGAAGGTCGATTTCGACAACTGGCAGGCAACCGCGCCGAAGTTTTTCGGGCCCCGCGTGATCGAGGATTTCGATCTGGCGGAAATCGCCCGCTATATCGACTGGACGCCTTTCTTCCAGACATGGGAAATGAAGGGCGTTTATCCGCGCATTCTCGATGATGAAAAGCAGGGCGAGGCGGCGCGGGCGCTGTTTGCCGATGCGAAGAAGATGCTGGCAGAGATCATCGAAAAGAAATGGTTTACGCCGCGTGCCGTGATCGGCTTCTGGCCCGCGAACCGGGTCGGCGATGACATTCGCCTGTTCACGGATGAAGGCCGCAGCGAAACACTTGCCACATTCCACACCCTGCGCCAGCAGCTTGAAAAGCGGGAAGGCCGTCCGAATGTAGCACTGGCGGATTTCGTGGCGCCCGAAGGTCAGCCGGATTATGTCGGCGGTTTCGTGGTCACTTCTGGCCCGCAGGATCACGAATTTTCCGCGCGGTTCAAGGATGCCGGTGACGATTATTCGGCGATCATGGTGCAGGCCCTTTCTGATCGGTTCGCGGAAGCCCTTGCTGAACTGATCCATCAAAGGGTTCGCCGCGACCATTGGGGCTATGCCGCCACTGAAGATCTGTCGAACGAAGATCTGATTGCAGAAGGTTATGACGGCATTCGTCCGGCGCCCGGCTATCCGGCGCAGCCCGATCATACCGAGAAAGTCACACTGTTCGAGCTTTTGAAGGCAACAGAGGCGACGGGCGTTGAGCTGACGGAGTCGATGGCAATGTGGCCGGGGTCGTCGGTGTCCGGGATCTATATCGGCCATCCCGGCGCTTATTACTTTGGTGTCGCCAAAGTTGAGGCGGATCAGGTTGCGGATTATGCCAAGCGCAAGGGAATCGAACTTGCCGAGGCCGAACGCTGGCTTGCACCAATCCTGAACTATGTGCCGTCATCCGCTGTGGCGGCCGAATAAGTCAGAACGAATCGAAGTGCCGCAAAGAAATGCGGCACTTCGTGAGGTGTCACGCAGAAGCGACGCTCAGAGAGGTGCTTCGGTGGCCATTACGGTTGTCGTCGGGGCATAGTTCGGCGTACCGCCCTGCATGATCCGATGGCCTTCCTGACGGCACAAGCTGTCAGCAGCCTCTACAGATACGCTGTCGGGCCGGCCGATTGAACGGTCCCAGGTCACCTGCTCATGCGTGTAGATCTGGCATGTCACCGGACCTGCTGGCGACTGCGCGAGAACCGGGGTGGATTCAAACTGTTCCGGCGTGATCGCACATGCAGAAAGTGCCACAACCGCCGCACCGATCAGGGTCATTTTTTTAAACATCAAACTCGTCCCTCCAGACGTAGAAACCTTGAGCGCTTCCCGTTAATTATTCGAACACATCCTAGTGCCTATTGCGATATGACGAAATAGTTATGTCTCGTCAACATTATAGGCAGAAAGATCAGGTTTTGCCTCGAAAGCCTGCTTCTGTCATCAGTGCGTCACTTCGGGTTTCTATTGTGTCCTGCAATCTGCGAATGAAACTATCGCGCGTTTCGCCAGGTTCTGCCTTCATCGTAGGCAGAAATTCGATGACAGCACGGCCTGATGCGACAGGTATCCCGCGTTTGGGCCAGAACAGCCCGCAATTCACGGCGACTGGATAGACCGGAAGCCCGGTTTCAAGATGAATGGTCCCGACGCCATGTTTGTAGGGACGGTGTTCACCCGGCCGGGTCCGGGTCCCTTCGGGGTAGATAATCAGGTGGCCAAGCCCGTCATCCGTAGCCATGCGCGACCGAGCAGCACTGACGATCTGGCCCATTGCGTCGCGGCCCTTGCTGCGGTCGATCGGAATGGAACCGACCTCGCGCGCATACCAACCCATGATCGGCACACGCATGATTTCGCGTTTCATGACAAAGGCCCGCCGCTCGGCCGCGCAGGCAATGGCAAGGATGTCAAGAAAGCTTTGATGCTTTGCGGCAATCAGCACATCCTCACCGGCGCGGGGCGGGGTGCCGCGGACCTCGACCGCGACGCCCATATGCCAGCGGGCGGCGCGCAGGATGTAGGACACCCAGACCGATGCGACATGATTCGCCCCATGAAGTCCCTTGCGCAGCTGTGTCAGCAGGCCCCAAAGCCCCAACACGACAGTCGCAAGCGCAATGTGGATGTAATAGCTGATCGTTCTCAGATAGCTGAAGAATCCGCTCCTGCCGGGCTTGGGCGACAGGCTGAGGCCCTCTCCCGGCTTCAGCAGCGGCCCCTTCATGGAACTGCCTTCAGCATACGAAGCGCGGCCCAACGCGTTGCGAAAAAGCCGACTGCGGCTGCTATCAGCGGGATCAGCATTGGCCAAAGCCACCCCCAGCCCTGAAAGCCCAGACCAGTCAGAAATCCGCCCGCCTCTGTCATGTCAGGCAGAAGCGCAATCGCGATCATGCCGATCAGCGTTCCTGCCAATGCGCCGGTTGCCGCCCTTCGCGTGAAACGCCGGACGAAGGCCTGGGCAATCGTAACATCTCTTGCGCCGATCAGGCGCAACACGCGGATGACCTGACCATTTGCCGCCAGCGATGACTGGGCGGCAAGGATCATCATGGCCGTTCCCGCAGCGCCGATCAGTCCCAAAGAAATCACGCCCAGCATTTTCAGCCGGTTCGCTGCCGTCACCAGCGGTTGGCGCCAGCGGGTATGGTCGTCCAGAACAGCGCCGGGGACCTCTGCCTCCAGCCGCAATCGCAGGCTATCGGCGTCGAATTCGTCACCATCTTCGCGAATTTCCACAAGACGGGGAACGGGCAGAGCCTCGACCGGGACATCGGGCCCGAACCACGGGGTCAGAAGATCCTCTATCTCTTCCTCTGGCAGCATCCGGGCATCCGCAATTCCCGGTGTCTGATCCAGTATCGCCATGACTTTCGCGGTCTCACCCTCGATCTCGTCCAGCGGAGCCGCGACGCGCACCGTCACCGTTTGCGCCAGCGATGACGACCAACGCTCGGCCAGCCGACCGGTTGCGAGGCTGAGCGCCAGTGCGAATACGGCCAGAAAGGCCATTGCACCCGCCGTCAGCAGCGTCAGCTGCGCTGTGAAGCCGGTCGAAGGCACGATCCGGCCAGCCACACTGCCATCGCGTCCGATCAGGCCGCGCCAAAGGCTGCGCCAGTCCACATTGCGAAGATCGCGCTTCATAGGTCCGCCCCCGCCAGTTGCACACGTTTGCCTGAAATCCGCAGCACCCGCGCCTGCACATCCATCTGACGCGCGGCGCGGATCAGGTCCATGTCATGGGTGGCGATGAGGATCGTTTTGCCAGAGCGGTTCAACTCTACCAGCAACTGCAGAAGGCGCAGTGACATTTCCCAGTCAAGATTGCCCGTCGGTTCATCAGCCAACACGAAATCGGGTGACATGATGACGGCACGGGCAAGTGCGGCACGCTGCCTTTCACCACCCGACAGAGAGGGCGGCAACGCTCGGGCGTGGCTGCTCATCGCGACCCAGCCCAGCAATTCCTTCAGCGCCTTCATGTCGATGGGCTGGCCCGCCATCGTCAGCGGCATTGCGACGTTTTCGGCCACGGGCAGGTGGTCAAGAAACTGCGCATCCTGATGCAGCACGCCAATCTTGCGGCGCAGCATTGCGATACCGTCGCGCGACAGGCTGCCGACGTCATGGCCGAATGCATTCAGCTGGCCAGAGCTTGGCAGCAGATCGGCATAACACAGCCGCAGAAAACTCGTCTTGCCAGAGCCAGAGGGTCCGGTCAGGAAATGGAATGACCCGGCGGGCAGGCTGAGTGTCATGCCCGATAAAAGCGCTCCGCCTTCGCGATAGCCGAAGGTCACGTCCTGCATCTCGATCAAATCGGCCTCCATGGCATTCATGCTGCGCGGCGCTTGGAAGCCGGGCGTTGCGTTGATAGAACAGCCCGCGAAGGATTGCCAGAAACGGCGCAGCTTTTGACAGGACGACCCATGCGTCTGATTTGCCCGAAATGCAACGCACAGTACGAGATTGACCGTACAATGATCCCTGAGGAGGGGCGAGAGGTCGAATGTTCGGCCTGTGGCCATGTGTGGCTGCAGGCACCGTTGGCTGAGCCGAAAGAAGAGCCGCCTGCGATTCAGCCAGCAGCGGTCGCCACACAAGAACCGGCGAGAATCCGCTCTGCCACGCCGCGTGGTCTGTCTGGTGATCTGCTTGCCGCTGCAAAGGGTCGGCAGACAGAGGCGCCGGATCTGGGAGATGCGCCCATCCTGCAGCGTCCTTTGCCCGATGACGTCCTGTCCATTCTGCGCGAGGAAACAGCAAGAGAGCTTGGCGCGCGCAAACAGGCGAAAGTTGGCGCGACCAACGACGAGCCAGCCGCGGCGAAGCCGGCCCACGTTACCGAGGAAAAATCGGTCGCCAGCGATGAGGCTGCCCCCAACCCAGGCAAAGAGGTCGCAGCCGATCCATCCCCCGACTGGCCAGCAACCACCGTGACCCAGCCGGATCCAGTGTCTACAACAAAGAAGCATAAGGAGCCGGAGTCCGTTGCGCCTGCCTTCAGCCATGATGTGTCGGATACCGAGCCAGTTGAAAGGGTTTCAGCTGAAAGCGAGGCGCCCGCAAGTCCTGTCGTCACCCCCGTAGCCGCTGCGTCGGCGAATGTTGCGACGCCAGAGACGAAGCCTGCGGCTGGCACGTCCTTGCCCCGGCGACGCGTGACGCCCGGCCTTCCCGATGCAGAGAAGCTGGCCGGAACCATTCAAACCGCACAACTCGCGCCCCCTCCGATAGTACAGGAGCGGGAGCGTGAGGCCACCGCACCGCAGCCGCCATCCAGATCGGGCTATCGCTCTGGGCTGATACGCG contains the following coding sequences:
- a CDS encoding lysophospholipid acyltransferase family protein, with amino-acid sequence MKGPLLKPGEGLSLSPKPGRSGFFSYLRTISYYIHIALATVVLGLWGLLTQLRKGLHGANHVASVWVSYILRAARWHMGVAVEVRGTPPRAGEDVLIAAKHQSFLDILAIACAAERRAFVMKREIMRVPIMGWYAREVGSIPIDRSKGRDAMGQIVSAARSRMATDDGLGHLIIYPEGTRTRPGEHRPYKHGVGTIHLETGLPVYPVAVNCGLFWPKRGIPVASGRAVIEFLPTMKAEPGETRDSFIRRLQDTIETRSDALMTEAGFRGKT
- a CDS encoding cell division protein FtsX, with protein sequence MKRDLRNVDWRSLWRGLIGRDGSVAGRIVPSTGFTAQLTLLTAGAMAFLAVFALALSLATGRLAERWSSSLAQTVTVRVAAPLDEIEGETAKVMAILDQTPGIADARMLPEEEIEDLLTPWFGPDVPVEALPVPRLVEIREDGDEFDADSLRLRLEAEVPGAVLDDHTRWRQPLVTAANRLKMLGVISLGLIGAAGTAMMILAAQSSLAANGQVIRVLRLIGARDVTIAQAFVRRFTRRAATGALAGTLIGMIAIALLPDMTEAGGFLTGLGFQGWGWLWPMLIPLIAAAVGFFATRWAALRMLKAVP
- a CDS encoding cell division ATP-binding protein FtsE: MIEMQDVTFGYREGGALLSGMTLSLPAGSFHFLTGPSGSGKTSFLRLCYADLLPSSGQLNAFGHDVGSLSRDGIAMLRRKIGVLHQDAQFLDHLPVAENVAMPLTMAGQPIDMKALKELLGWVAMSSHARALPPSLSGGERQRAALARAVIMSPDFVLADEPTGNLDWEMSLRLLQLLVELNRSGKTILIATHDMDLIRAARQMDVQARVLRISGKRVQLAGADL
- a CDS encoding zinc-ribbon domain-containing protein → MRLICPKCNAQYEIDRTMIPEEGREVECSACGHVWLQAPLAEPKEEPPAIQPAAVATQEPARIRSATPRGLSGDLLAAAKGRQTEAPDLGDAPILQRPLPDDVLSILREETARELGARKQAKVGATNDEPAAAKPAHVTEEKSVASDEAAPNPGKEVAADPSPDWPATTVTQPDPVSTTKKHKEPESVAPAFSHDVSDTEPVERVSAESEAPASPVVTPVAAASANVATPETKPAAGTSLPRRRVTPGLPDAEKLAGTIQTAQLAPPPIVQEREREATAPQPPSRSGYRSGLIRGLSVAAALLLAYVAGAGWVQTGQAPDAVVSLIGGVDNARAGLRDAVDSVLGQGGQ